GGATGTGGTCCATATTCACCATTGGATCTCCGTATTCGTCGCTCTTGTAGTCGAATTCGATGATCGGTGGATCCAGCTTCTCACCCTCCTCGAACGGTAGTCGCTCCACTAGACTGCCCGTCGCTATGTTGCGACATATGACCTCTAAGTTAAACATGTCTAAGCGCTCCACCACCATGCGACGCTCGTCGACGAGTTCCACGTAGTGGGTTGGTATTCCAGCGTCTTCGAGTACTTCGAACAATCGCGCTGAGATCAGGCAGTTGTAAACACCTTTACCCGCGATAGTGTCCGTTTTCTCCATGTTAAACGCCGTAATATCGTCTCGAAACTCCATCACGAGCAGATCTCCCTCTTTCGGATGTTCGTAGAGGCTTTTCGCCTTGCCTTCGTAGACGAGTCTACCACGCTCCATGGTCGCACCCACCTCCTTAGCCTACTTAACTTGATAAAACGCTATAAACCCAGAGGCGTCGATTACGGAACGGTAAGCTAACTGCGACCACGAAGGTGGGGAAGCCGGTATGAAGCGCGAAGCTATAGAGGTCGGTGTAGCCTACGGGAAGGATCCGTACACGGTCGTGGAAGACGCAATGGATCAGCTGACGGGTTCCCCCAACTTCGGGTTGGTGTTCTTCTCACCCAGGCATGTCGATGAGATCGAAAGTGCTATTAGTAATGTCTCGGCAGAGTGTAGGATTATAGGGTGCTCGACGGCCGGTGAGCTCACACCGGATGGGTACACCTCGGGTACAGTCACCGTGACGTTAATTCACAGTCCGTACCTATCCGTGGAAACGAATCGCGTTACCTTCGAGCGTGAAGACCCGGAGCACGCTAAGGAGATCGGACGAAACCTCGTACTCGGAGCTATGGAGAAACTACGTGATCCCGGTCCCTGCCTCGACATCAACTTCAACACCATGCTCAGGAGCCTCAGGGAAGGGAAGCCTGTCAAAGTTCTTCCTTATTTCATGATCGAGCTAGTTGAAGGCTTAGTTCCAGCCATCGATTATTATATGGATGGCATCAACGAGGTGGCTCAGAAGTACAAGTTCTTGGAAGTGTACGGTGGGGCGGCCGGCGATGATTTACGTCTCGAGCGTACGTACGTGCTAGAAGGACGTACATTGTGTCCCGAAGGGTCCGCTGTGATAGCGTTCGGATCTACAGCTCTCAAGATCGGCGGGGCCCTAGAATGTGGATTCGAGCCGGTGTATGAGGATAAGTTCCCGATCACCAAAGCCGTACCCGAGGAGCGTCGGATCGTGGAGTTCGACGGCGAACCCGCCGCTGAATATTACTCCGAAGTGGTGGGGGAGGACGTCGAGAGACTCGATGACTCCGTGTTCATGTGGAACCCGCTCGGATGGGAGATTTTCGGCCGGGAGATAATCGTGCGCGAGCCGGCGTTCGTTGAAGACGACGGGTCGATGGTGTTCCACTCAAGACCACCGGCGGCTGGAACTATAATCCGACTTGAACCGACCAAGGAGAACATGCGTGAAACTGCGCGACGCGTCACGGAGCGGGCTATGAATAGAGCGGACATCCGAGGACCCGAAGAGATAGCGCTGGTGTTGGTGTTCGACTGTGCTCATCGAGATTGTGACGAACAGCACGACGCAATCCGGGAGGTAGTGGGCGACGACGTACCGGTCGTCGGATTCAAGACTTACGGAGAGCACGGACAACTCGAGACGGGTCCCGCCGGTCATTTTAACCAAACCATCGAGGTCGTCGTGATCGGTAGAACCCCGGTTTCTCGCTGACTCCTACCCCCGTCGTTCCCATCGTTTCGAGTGAGATAACGAAGGGGGTCTCCGAGATCCGAGTAGGGCTCGTGATCCACGGTCCCACGGTTATCGACACGGGATGGACAGAGCGTATCCTTCACTCCCTGGAAAGGCTAGGTGAGGTCCGTGCTAAGCTCGGAGGTACCACCGGTTACGTGGCGCTCTTAGATGCGAGGCTAGACTCCGTAGTGGAGTTCGATCGGAAGCTACCGAGCGAGTGCTTGTCCGATCTGAACGAGTGGGCCGACGTTCTAGTCCTCACGAACCACGGCAAAAGTCGGGAAAGCGGTCTCGCTTTCGCGGAACAGGTACTCTCCAGGGCCGAAGGCGTCGACTCGCTAGTACAGGTAGAGCGCCCGGGCGAGCCCGACGGTGGTATTGTCCTATGGAACCCTGACGACGTGGAGCGGAAGGTGGCTGAGCACCTCCAGAAGGATTTGGGGCTGGAGATCACCGAGGTTAGGACGGTTCGGACCGATAAAGGTGGCGAGACTGGAAGATCCCGTAGGATCGCCTGTGTCGAGCCAGGTGATCTCATTCTAGTGAACGGAATCACCGTAGGCGTCGCCGAGTCTCGGAACGTGGAGCTGGTGTTCGATGATAGTGGGTACTTGGTGGAGATCCGTGGCGGTAGGATCAAGCCGGAAGGCGTAGAGCGCCTCGGCCAGGTGGATCCCGAGCGCGTGGTAGTGAAAACGGACCGCAGACTTAGGAGGACTGAGCCGAAGCGTAGGAGGGTGAAGAATGGACCCGCAAGGATCCGCCGGATTCTACTCATCGACCACGACGCGGAGCGTAAGGTCGAGGATATGCGTCGATCGGATGCTGTCGTCTCCGTCGGTGACGATACGACTTGCGTGTGTGCGGAGCTAGGTGATCGGCTGGGAGTCTGGGTGATAGGGATCGTCGATCTCGACCCGGACGGGTGGGTTCGTGACGATACGCGCGAATCCCTGCGCGGCTCCGAGAACCTAATGGCTCTACTTGTGTGTGAGCGGGACGACGATGCCGGGGAATTGGTTCGAGAACGATTCTTTCGCGGCCGAGAGGTGAAGGTGCTCGATCCCCCCGTGACAGCTGGGGATCTCGTCGAAGAGGTGAAAGAGTGCGTAAAAGAGGTTCTCAAGTGCGTGTACCACAAGGCGAAAGAGACCTCAGCGTGAGCTGGGTTCCTCACCACTCGGACCCGCGACTTCTCGTCATCGGTGGGGGTTCGGCCTTGAACCTCCGGGAACTCGCCCGCGAGCTTCGGTCCTTCGAGGGTGTTACCCGGAAGTATCCCGTGAAGACCGTGGTGGAAGGTCTTTTAGAGCCGCTCGATGTGACATTCGAGGGAGAGGTTATCGCGGACGTGGGCGAGGACGCCGCGGCGGTAAAGGTAGGAGACGATATACTACTGATCGCAGCAGATGGCATCTGGGGTAAACTAATCGATCGGGACCCATGGTGGGCAGGGTACTGTGCGGTC
Above is a window of Methanopyrus sp. SNP6 DNA encoding:
- a CDS encoding DUF2117 domain-containing protein, which produces MIHGPTVIDTGWTERILHSLERLGEVRAKLGGTTGYVALLDARLDSVVEFDRKLPSECLSDLNEWADVLVLTNHGKSRESGLAFAEQVLSRAEGVDSLVQVERPGEPDGGIVLWNPDDVERKVAEHLQKDLGLEITEVRTVRTDKGGETGRSRRIACVEPGDLILVNGITVGVAESRNVELVFDDSGYLVEIRGGRIKPEGVERLGQVDPERVVVKTDRRLRRTEPKRRRVKNGPARIRRILLIDHDAERKVEDMRRSDAVVSVGDDTTCVCAELGDRLGVWVIGIVDLDPDGWVRDDTRESLRGSENLMALLVCERDDDAGELVRERFFRGREVKVLDPPVTAGDLVEEVKECVKEVLKCVYHKAKETSA
- the purC gene encoding phosphoribosylaminoimidazolesuccinocarboxamide synthase yields the protein MERGRLVYEGKAKSLYEHPKEGDLLVMEFRDDITAFNMEKTDTIAGKGVYNCLISARLFEVLEDAGIPTHYVELVDERRMVVERLDMFNLEVICRNIATGSLVERLPFEEGEKLDPPIIEFDYKSDEYGDPMVNMDHIRALGLATEEEVERMREMTLQVNEVLSKFLEDRDIILVDFKLEFGVNSDGEVIVGDEISPDTCRFWDAETEESLDKDIFRKDEGDVLAGYREAAERILRGDEEKLAMLPG
- a CDS encoding FIST signal transduction protein, whose protein sequence is MKREAIEVGVAYGKDPYTVVEDAMDQLTGSPNFGLVFFSPRHVDEIESAISNVSAECRIIGCSTAGELTPDGYTSGTVTVTLIHSPYLSVETNRVTFEREDPEHAKEIGRNLVLGAMEKLRDPGPCLDINFNTMLRSLREGKPVKVLPYFMIELVEGLVPAIDYYMDGINEVAQKYKFLEVYGGAAGDDLRLERTYVLEGRTLCPEGSAVIAFGSTALKIGGALECGFEPVYEDKFPITKAVPEERRIVEFDGEPAAEYYSEVVGEDVERLDDSVFMWNPLGWEIFGREIIVREPAFVEDDGSMVFHSRPPAAGTIIRLEPTKENMRETARRVTERAMNRADIRGPEEIALVLVFDCAHRDCDEQHDAIREVVGDDVPVVGFKTYGEHGQLETGPAGHFNQTIEVVVIGRTPVSR